In a single window of the Necator americanus strain Aroian chromosome X, whole genome shotgun sequence genome:
- a CDS encoding hypothetical protein (NECATOR_CHRX.G25661.T1), which produces MPIANEVNLQVYLSAIRPIMIYGSETPADPSSVTEKHDYMEKKLLRRMLGYFCSMVYHNNEPYSEVHMKIQQYVDILYLCSECVNDVGRDASRASNDSKRFKRFVIQ; this is translated from the exons ATgcccatcgccaacgaagtcaatcTGCAAGTCTatctatccgcaattcgccctatcatgatctacggatcggagactccGGCAGACCCTTCGTCGGTGACGGAGAAGCACGACtacatggaaaaaaagctgcttagacggatGCTTGGCTACTTCTGCTCAATGGTGTACCATAACAATGAACCCTACTCGGAAGTGCATATG AAGATCCAGCAATATGTTGACATTCTTTATCTTTGCAGCGAGTGTGTAAACGACGTCGGACGAGACGCTTCAAGAGCTTCTAACGATTCAAAGAGATTCAAACGTTTCGTCATTCAATAG
- a CDS encoding hypothetical protein (NECATOR_CHRX.G25662.T1): MNRTTTAAVRTPAGYTTPFEVEAGVRQRVVAGPFLFNFVVEDMMQGTVKQCPADVISQPPARLLVDLEYADDVL; encoded by the coding sequence atgaatagaaccacaactgctgcggttcgaacaccagctggataTACTACACCGTTCGAAGTGGAAGCTGGAGTGAGACAAAGGGTTGTGGCtggaccctttctgttcaactttgtcGTCGAAGACATGATGCAAGGAACAGTCAAGCAGTGTCCCGCCGATGTCATTTCACAGCCGCCTGCTCGTCTCTTggtggatctcgagtacgccgacgatgtatTATAG
- a CDS encoding hypothetical protein (NECATOR_CHRX.G25663.T1) yields the protein MYRKQNRWASHIMRRIDDRWTKRTLEGIPRDAKRPRGRPPTRWGDVFAARMDQLRAQLDTAQGPRQRHSRSLRTSWMTMARERNEWKRCWGPHVE from the coding sequence atgtatcgaaagcaaaacagaTGGGCcagtcacatcatgagaagaatcgacgatagatggactaaaagaacgctagaggggatcccaagggacgctaaacgcccccgagggagacccccaacgagatggggtgacgtgttcgctgcaaggatggaccagctgagagctcagctggatacggctcaaggacctcgtcaacgtcactcacgaagcttgagaacatcttggatgacaatggcgagggaacgaaacgagtggaagagatgctggggcccgcacgtcgagtga
- a CDS encoding hypothetical protein (NECATOR_CHRX.G25664.T1) — MKSLSWEERDIRVDGRFLSNLRSADDIVLFSSSTNEAETMLNELNEAGKRIGLRINRKKTQFMKNAHCGDGGVQLEGSQIVETPSYVYLGRSMNMENDLKEELNRRMRAAWAAFAAVREATD; from the coding sequence atgaagtcgctttcttgggaagaaagggacaTACgcgttgatggaagattcctctcgaaccttcgttctGCGGACGACatagttctcttttcgagcagtaccaatgaagcagaaacgatgctcaacgaattgaacgaagcagggaagagaataggactacgaataaacagaaagaagacacagttcatgaagaacgcccactgcggggacggaggagtacaacttgaagggtcccaaatcgtggaaactccgtcatacgtatatctcggacgttctatgaacatggaaaacgacctgaaggaagaactgaatagaagaatgagagcagcatgggcagcattcgcagccgtcagggaagctacggactaa
- a CDS encoding hypothetical protein (NECATOR_CHRX.G25664.T2), with the protein MLNELNEAGKRIGLRINRKKTQFMKNAHCGDGGVQLEGSQIVETPSYVYLGRSMNMENDLKEELNRRMRAAWAAFAAVREATD; encoded by the coding sequence atgctcaacgaattgaacgaagcagggaagagaataggactacgaataaacagaaagaagacacagttcatgaagaacgcccactgcggggacggaggagtacaacttgaagggtcccaaatcgtggaaactccgtcatacgtatatctcggacgttctatgaacatggaaaacgacctgaaggaagaactgaatagaagaatgagagcagcatgggcagcattcgcagccgtcagggaagctacggactaa
- a CDS encoding hypothetical protein (NECATOR_CHRX.G25665.T1), whose translation MTLDEAQPQEQAGFRQGFSCLDHIQAVSRVIEVCREYRVPFVRTFVNYEKAFDSVETSAILSALVDQGVDASYVRTLANCYERCTTRIQLFHRPLTITIGGGTTRRYYIAEAVQSRIAINNEVAFLGRKGHTR comes from the coding sequence atgacgctggatgaagcccagcctcaagaacaagctggattccgccaagggttcagctgcttggaccacatccaggccgtgtcgagggtcatagaggtttgccgggaataccgcgtGCCCTTTGTTCGAACCTTCGtcaactatgagaaagcctttgacagcgtagaaacgagtgcaatactgtcagcgctggtcgatcaaggtgtggacgcgtcgtatgtgaggacattagccaattgctacgaacgatgcacgactaggatacagcttttccaccgccctctcaccataacCATTggagggggtacgacaaggcgatactatatcgccgaagctgttcaatCCCGCATtgcaataaataatgaagtcgctttcttgggaagaaagggacaTACgcgttga